The proteins below are encoded in one region of Acetoanaerobium noterae:
- a CDS encoding methyltransferase domain-containing protein, whose amino-acid sequence MRISNNMVETIITKFKSLFYKKNETKAMEILKDKNKVSKLLEEAMNKAKANRIGPIDEIWSKLQIVFSLLKDWISGEYKQIPMGSLMILVVGLIYFITPIDILPDLIPGGFVDDVVIFGFLFKQISADIDAYRSWKEEKAAITFYEKNGDAYADETLFIDMSDVYERFEVYLKAGDNILDAGCGAGRDSKHFLEKGYDVTSFDGCKKLTQRASSFIGKSVINMKFTELNYNEDFNAIWACSSLIHLTRKAFVKVLLKFYEALKPEGHVYISLKYGDSEKVEDGRVFTSYTQSLVKDIIDTKTPFKIEEIWITSDKRAGRENEKWLNVILYKS is encoded by the coding sequence TTGAGAATAAGTAATAATATGGTAGAGACTATCATAACTAAATTTAAATCGCTTTTCTACAAAAAAAATGAGACTAAAGCTATGGAAATTTTGAAAGATAAAAATAAGGTATCAAAGCTACTTGAAGAAGCTATGAATAAGGCTAAGGCAAATAGAATTGGACCTATAGATGAAATTTGGAGCAAGCTTCAAATAGTATTTTCACTATTAAAGGACTGGATTTCTGGAGAATACAAGCAGATTCCTATGGGTTCGCTTATGATATTAGTTGTAGGCCTTATATATTTTATAACGCCAATTGATATTTTGCCAGATTTAATTCCAGGTGGATTTGTAGATGATGTAGTTATTTTTGGATTTTTATTTAAGCAAATTTCCGCAGATATTGATGCATATAGATCATGGAAGGAAGAAAAAGCAGCTATTACTTTTTATGAAAAAAATGGAGATGCATATGCCGACGAAACTCTGTTTATAGATATGTCTGATGTATATGAAAGATTTGAAGTATATCTTAAAGCTGGAGATAATATATTAGATGCAGGATGTGGCGCTGGAAGAGATAGCAAGCATTTCCTAGAAAAAGGTTATGATGTAACTAGCTTTGATGGATGTAAAAAATTGACCCAAAGAGCAAGTAGCTTTATAGGAAAATCAGTTATAAATATGAAATTCACAGAGCTAAATTATAATGAAGATTTTAACGCCATTTGGGCCTGTTCATCTCTTATACATTTAACTAGAAAAGCCTTTGTAAAGGTCTTGCTAAAATTTTATGAAGCACTTAAGCCAGAAGGTCATGTATATATATCCCTTAAATATGGTGATTCTGAAAAAGTAGAGGATGGAAGAGTGTTTACTTCTTACACTCAAAGCTTAGTAAAGGATATAATAGATACCAAAACACCTTTTAAAATTGAAGAAATCTGGATTACATCAGACAAAAGAGCAGGTAGAGAAAACGAAAAATGGCTTAACGTAATCCTATATAAAAGCTAA